One stretch of Streptomyces sp. NBC_01363 DNA includes these proteins:
- a CDS encoding DNA polymerase IV, with amino-acid sequence MRAAPTILHLDMDAFYASAEQAAKPSLRGKPVVVGGLGPRGVVATASYEARRFGVHSAMPMAQARRLAPNAAYLVPRFQLYRTVSDQVMELLARLSPLVEPLSLDEAFVDLEAGGTADDTASALEIGEQLRTAIKAVTGLTGSVGLAGSKMLAKIASEEAKPDGLLVIEPGTERELLAPMSVRILPGVGPATADHLRRAGMTTVHDLVEAGEDELVRLLGKAHGGSLHRMAFGYDDRPVVAERDAKSVSVEDTFDADLHDRVRIRTEVERLAGRCVQRLRGAGRSGRTVVLKVRRYDFSTLTRSETLRGPTDDPTVVREAAARLLEAVDTTGGVRLLGVGVTGLADYTQEDLFAQAAGERAATEDPAAETTPSGDDGAEPPDDPRAEAEETAEQRAARRWPAGHDVRHGAYGHGWVQGSGVGRVTVRFEEPESAPGRVRTFRIDDPELRPADPLPLVRDPVDYSSWPASLPKSLSGPGPSGGESRP; translated from the coding sequence GTGAGAGCCGCGCCCACCATCCTGCATCTGGACATGGATGCCTTCTACGCCTCTGCCGAGCAGGCGGCGAAGCCGAGCCTGCGCGGCAAGCCGGTCGTGGTCGGCGGTCTGGGACCACGCGGGGTCGTCGCCACCGCCTCGTACGAGGCGCGGCGCTTCGGGGTGCACTCGGCCATGCCCATGGCGCAGGCGCGGCGGCTGGCGCCCAACGCGGCCTATCTGGTGCCCCGCTTCCAGCTGTACCGGACGGTGAGCGACCAGGTGATGGAGCTGCTCGCGCGGCTCTCCCCACTGGTGGAGCCTCTCAGCCTGGACGAGGCCTTCGTCGACCTGGAGGCCGGCGGGACGGCCGACGACACGGCTTCGGCGCTGGAGATCGGCGAGCAGCTGCGTACGGCCATCAAGGCGGTCACCGGGCTCACCGGCTCGGTGGGGCTCGCCGGTTCCAAGATGCTGGCCAAGATCGCTTCGGAGGAGGCGAAACCAGACGGCCTGCTGGTCATAGAGCCGGGCACGGAGCGGGAGCTGCTCGCACCCATGTCGGTGAGGATCCTCCCCGGTGTCGGGCCGGCGACGGCGGATCATCTGCGCCGCGCGGGGATGACGACGGTCCACGATCTGGTCGAGGCGGGCGAGGACGAGCTCGTGCGCCTGCTGGGGAAGGCACACGGCGGCTCGCTCCACCGGATGGCGTTCGGGTACGACGACCGGCCGGTGGTCGCGGAGCGGGACGCGAAATCGGTGTCGGTCGAGGACACCTTCGACGCCGACCTGCACGACCGGGTGCGGATCAGGACGGAGGTCGAGCGACTGGCCGGCCGCTGCGTCCAGCGGCTGCGGGGCGCGGGGCGGTCCGGGCGGACGGTGGTGCTGAAGGTGCGCCGGTACGACTTCTCGACACTCACGCGGTCCGAGACGCTGCGAGGGCCCACGGACGACCCCACGGTGGTCCGTGAGGCCGCCGCGCGACTCCTGGAGGCAGTGGACACCACCGGAGGCGTCCGGCTCCTCGGAGTAGGCGTGACGGGGCTTGCCGACTACACGCAGGAGGACCTCTTCGCCCAGGCCGCCGGTGAGCGGGCCGCGACCGAGGATCCGGCTGCGGAGACGACGCCGTCCGGGGACGACGGGGCCGAGCCGCCGGACGATCCCCGGGCGGAGGCCGAGGAGACCGCCGAGCAGCGCGCCGCTCGGCGCTGGCCCGCCGGACACGACGTACGCCATGGCGCATACGGCCATGGCTGGGTGCAGGGCAGCGGCGTCGGCCGGGTGACCGTGCGGTTCGAGGAACCCGAGTCGGCGCCCGGCCGGGTGCGTACGTTCCGGATCGACGACCCGGAACTGCGGCCGGCCGATCCGCTGCCGTTGGTGCGGGACCCGGTGGACTACTCGTCCTGGCCGGCCAGTCTGCCGAAGTCCCTGTCCGGGCCGGGCCCCTCGGGCGGGGAGTCCAGACCGTAG
- a CDS encoding PRC-barrel domain-containing protein, with translation MQTDIDPRSLIGRKAFDRKGTKIGTVDEVYLDDATGVPEWAAVRTGLFSRDAFVPLEPSEFVKDSLRIPFDRALIKDAPDFGVGRHLSPEQELQLYRHYGLDSPPEGPGPDRDFGRLAGQDE, from the coding sequence GTGCAGACCGACATCGATCCGCGCAGCCTGATCGGCCGCAAGGCGTTCGACCGCAAGGGCACCAAGATCGGGACCGTGGACGAGGTGTACCTCGACGACGCGACCGGTGTGCCCGAGTGGGCGGCCGTACGTACCGGACTCTTCAGCCGGGACGCGTTCGTCCCGCTGGAACCCAGCGAATTCGTGAAGGATTCGCTCCGCATCCCCTTCGACCGCGCGCTGATCAAGGACGCGCCCGACTTCGGCGTCGGCCGCCATCTCTCACCGGAACAGGAGCTCCAGCTCTACCGGCACTACGGTCTGGACTCCCCGCCCGAGGGGCCCGGCCCGGACAGGGACTTCGGCAGACTGGCCGGCCAGGACGAGTAG
- a CDS encoding DUF5999 family protein yields MCQHQPPCPTADSADREAARLTAHHPEQGWSLLCNGVLLFEDTGELLPDGQIIAPHRPLGTDRVMKAA; encoded by the coding sequence ATGTGCCAGCACCAGCCACCATGCCCGACCGCCGACTCAGCCGACCGGGAAGCCGCCCGCCTGACGGCGCACCACCCGGAACAGGGCTGGAGCCTGCTGTGCAACGGAGTCCTGCTCTTCGAGGACACCGGTGAGCTGCTCCCGGACGGTCAGATCATCGCCCCGCACCGGCCCCTGGGGACCGATCGGGTGATGAAGGCCGCCTGA
- the gcvP gene encoding aminomethyl-transferring glycine dehydrogenase: MTPRRTPLSQLEQGIPFEQRHIGPDAEAQSKMLAQVGYGSLDELTAAAVPDVIKSTEALGLPTARTEAEVLAELRALADRNQVLAPMIGLGYYGTFTPPVILRNVMENPAWYTAYTPYQPEISQGRLEALLNFQTMVAELTGLPTSGASLLDEGTAAAEAMALSRRVGKVKDGVFLVDTDTLPQTIAVIETRAEPTGVEVVVADLSDGIPAEIAERGVFGVLVQYPGASGAVRNIEPVIEQAHELGAIVTVAADLLALALLTSPGDLGADIAVGTTQRFGVPMGFGGPHAGFMAVREKFARSLPGRLVGVSVDADGNKAYRLALQTREQHIRREKATSNICTAQVLLAVMAGMYAVYHGPDGLRTIARRTHRYATILAEGLRASGIDVVTGAHFDTLTVRVPGKAADVVADARERGVNLRLVDADLVSLACDETTTRTQIAAVWAAFGADGDIEELDAGAADALPEGLLRTDEILTHPVFHQHRSETAMLRYLRKLADRDYALDRGMIPLGSCTMKLNATTEMESITWPEFGALHPFAPAEQAQGFLTLIRELEERLAEVTGYDAVSIQPNAGSQGEFAGLLAVRAYHRANGDEQRTVCLIPSSAHGTNAASAVMAGMKVVVVKTADDGEVDIEDLRAKIEKHRDELAVLMITYPSTHGVFEEHVADICAEVHDAGGQVYVDGANLNALVGLARPGRFGGDVSHLNLHKTFCIPHGGGGPGVGPVGVRAHLAPYLPNHPLQPSAGPETGVGPISAAPWGSAGILPISWAYVRLMGGEGLKRATQVAVLAANYMAKRLEPHYPILYNGPAGLVAHECIVDLRPISKATGVSVDDIAKRLIDYGFHSPTMSFPVAGTLMIEPTESENLAELDRFCDTMIAIRDEVEKVASGEWSADDNPLHNAPHTAAMLGGEWKHEYSREVAVFPAGVSAADKYWPPVRRIDGAFGDRNLVCSCPPLDEYDN, encoded by the coding sequence ATGACCCCCCGTCGCACTCCGCTCTCCCAGCTGGAGCAGGGCATTCCGTTCGAGCAGCGCCACATCGGACCCGATGCCGAGGCGCAGTCGAAGATGCTCGCCCAGGTCGGATACGGCTCGCTGGACGAGCTCACCGCGGCCGCCGTGCCCGACGTCATCAAGAGCACGGAGGCACTCGGGCTGCCGACCGCGCGTACCGAGGCCGAGGTCCTCGCCGAGCTGCGCGCCCTCGCGGACCGCAACCAGGTGCTGGCCCCGATGATCGGACTCGGCTACTACGGCACCTTCACCCCGCCGGTGATCCTGCGCAATGTCATGGAGAACCCCGCCTGGTACACGGCCTACACGCCGTACCAGCCGGAGATCTCGCAGGGCCGCCTGGAGGCGCTCCTCAACTTCCAGACGATGGTCGCCGAGCTGACCGGGCTGCCCACCTCCGGCGCCTCTCTGCTCGACGAGGGCACCGCGGCCGCCGAGGCCATGGCCCTCTCCCGGCGCGTCGGCAAGGTCAAGGACGGCGTCTTCCTCGTCGACACCGACACCCTGCCGCAGACGATCGCGGTCATCGAGACCCGCGCCGAGCCGACCGGTGTCGAGGTCGTCGTCGCCGACCTGTCCGACGGCATCCCGGCGGAGATCGCCGAGCGCGGTGTCTTCGGCGTCCTGGTGCAGTACCCGGGCGCGTCCGGGGCGGTGCGGAACATCGAACCCGTCATCGAGCAGGCCCACGAGCTGGGTGCGATCGTCACGGTCGCCGCCGACCTGCTGGCACTGGCCCTGCTCACCTCGCCCGGTGACCTGGGCGCGGACATCGCGGTCGGCACGACGCAGCGCTTCGGTGTGCCGATGGGCTTCGGCGGACCGCACGCCGGCTTCATGGCCGTACGCGAGAAGTTCGCCCGCAGCCTTCCCGGCCGTCTTGTCGGAGTCTCCGTCGACGCGGACGGCAACAAGGCCTACCGGCTGGCCCTGCAGACCCGTGAGCAGCACATCCGCCGCGAGAAGGCCACCAGTAACATCTGTACCGCCCAGGTGCTGCTCGCCGTCATGGCCGGAATGTACGCCGTCTACCACGGCCCGGACGGGCTGCGGACGATCGCCCGGCGCACCCACCGCTACGCGACGATCCTGGCCGAGGGCCTGCGCGCCTCCGGTATCGACGTCGTGACCGGCGCCCACTTCGACACCCTCACCGTGCGTGTCCCGGGGAAGGCCGCCGACGTCGTCGCGGATGCCCGCGAGCGCGGGGTCAACCTGCGGCTCGTCGACGCCGACCTGGTCTCCCTCGCCTGCGACGAGACCACCACGCGTACGCAGATCGCCGCCGTCTGGGCCGCCTTCGGCGCCGACGGGGACATCGAGGAGCTGGACGCCGGCGCCGCCGACGCGCTGCCCGAGGGCCTGCTGCGCACCGACGAGATCCTTACCCACCCGGTCTTCCACCAGCACCGTTCCGAGACCGCGATGCTGCGCTACCTGCGCAAGCTCGCCGACCGCGACTACGCGCTGGACCGCGGCATGATCCCGCTCGGCTCCTGCACCATGAAGCTGAACGCGACCACCGAGATGGAGTCGATCACCTGGCCCGAGTTCGGCGCGCTGCACCCCTTCGCCCCGGCCGAGCAGGCGCAGGGCTTCCTCACCCTCATCCGTGAGCTGGAGGAGCGCCTCGCCGAGGTCACCGGGTACGACGCGGTCTCCATCCAGCCGAACGCGGGTTCGCAGGGCGAGTTCGCGGGCCTGCTGGCCGTACGGGCGTACCACCGGGCCAACGGTGACGAGCAGCGCACCGTCTGCCTCATCCCGTCCTCCGCGCACGGCACCAACGCGGCCAGCGCCGTGATGGCCGGCATGAAGGTCGTCGTGGTCAAGACCGCCGACGACGGCGAGGTCGACATAGAGGACCTCCGCGCCAAGATCGAGAAGCACCGCGACGAGCTCGCCGTGCTCATGATCACGTACCCGTCGACGCACGGCGTGTTCGAGGAGCACGTGGCCGACATCTGCGCCGAGGTGCACGACGCCGGCGGCCAGGTGTACGTCGACGGCGCCAACCTCAACGCGCTGGTGGGCCTCGCCCGGCCGGGCCGGTTCGGTGGCGACGTCTCGCACCTGAACCTGCACAAGACCTTCTGCATCCCGCACGGCGGCGGCGGCCCCGGCGTCGGCCCGGTCGGGGTGCGCGCCCACCTCGCGCCGTACCTGCCGAACCACCCGCTGCAGCCCTCGGCGGGCCCCGAGACCGGCGTCGGACCGATCTCGGCCGCTCCATGGGGCTCGGCCGGTATTCTCCCCATCTCCTGGGCGTACGTACGCCTGATGGGCGGGGAGGGCCTGAAGCGCGCGACGCAGGTTGCCGTGCTCGCGGCCAACTACATGGCCAAGCGTCTGGAACCGCACTACCCGATCCTGTACAACGGCCCGGCCGGTCTGGTCGCGCACGAGTGCATCGTGGACCTGCGGCCGATCTCCAAGGCCACCGGCGTCAGCGTCGACGACATCGCCAAGCGGCTGATCGACTACGGCTTCCACTCGCCGACCATGTCGTTCCCGGTCGCCGGGACGCTGATGATCGAGCCGACCGAGAGCGAGAACCTCGCGGAGCTCGACCGGTTCTGCGACACGATGATCGCCATTCGCGACGAGGTCGAGAAGGTGGCCTCCGGCGAGTGGAGCGCGGACGACAACCCGCTGCACAACGCTCCGCACACCGCGGCGATGCTGGGCGGGGAGTGGAAGCACGAATACAGCCGTGAGGTGGCGGTCTTCCCGGCCGGAGTCTCGGCCGCCGACAAGTACTGGCCGCCGGTGCGCCGGATCGACGGCGCCTTCGGCGACCGCAACCTCGTCTGCTCCTGCCCGCCGCTGGACGAGTACGACAACTGA